In one window of Calypte anna isolate BGI_N300 chromosome 1, bCalAnn1_v1.p, whole genome shotgun sequence DNA:
- the TWF1 gene encoding twinfilin-1 isoform X2, translating into MSHQTGIQEQLIVGSSRQPVGSWEKDYDAFVLPLLEDKQPCYILYRLDSQNAQGYEWIFIAWSPDYSPVRQKMLYAATRATLKKEFGGGHIKDEVFGTVQDDVSLNGYKKYLISQSCPAPLTAAEEELRQIKINEVQTDVGVDTKHQTLQGVAFPIAKEAIQALDKLKNKKLNYVQLQIDMKNETIMLANTLHTELKDLPRRIPKDAARYHFFLYKHSHEGDYLESIVFIYSMPGYTCSIRERMLYSSCKSPLLEIVERQLWMPIIRKIEIDNGDELTADFLYEEVHPKQHAHKQSFAKPKGPAGKRGTRRLIRGPAETETPSD; encoded by the exons ATGTCCCACCAGACCGGGATCCAAG AGCAGCTTATTGTGGGATCATCTAGGCAGCCAGTTGGATCATGGGAAAAGGATTATGATGCCTTTGTCCTTCCCCTACTTGAAGACAAGCAACCATGCTATATATTGTACAGATTAGATTCTCAGAATGCTCAAGGATATGAATGGATCTTCATTGCATGGTCACCTGACTACTCTCCT GTTCGTCAAAAAATGTTGTATGCAGCAACTCGAGCAACACTTAAGAAAGAATTTGGAGGTGGTCATATTAAGGATGAAGTATTTGGAACAGTACAG GATGATGTTTCACTGAATGGGTATAAAAAGTATTTGATATCACAGTCCTGCCCTGCACCTCTGactgcagcagaagaggagctTCGGCAAATCAAGATTAATGAG GTACAGACAGATGTTGGTGTAGATACCAAGCATCAGACATTGCAAGGAGTGGCATTCCCCATTGCTAAAGAAGCCATTCAGGCTTTGGACAAgttgaaaaataagaaactgaaTTATGTACAACTG CAAATTGatatgaaaaatgaaactaTTATGTTGGCCAACACACTTCATACTGAACTTAAGGACTTGCCAAGAAGAATTCCAAAGGATGCTGCACGTTACCACTTCTTCTTGTATAAGCATTCCCATGAAGGAGACTATTTGGAATCCATAG ttttcatctATTCTATGCCAGGGTACACCTGTAGTATACGAGAACGAATGCTCTACTCTAGTTGCAAAAGTCCATTGCTGGAAATTGTAGAAAGGCAATTGTGGATGCCTATCATTAGAAAG ATTGAAATTGATAATGGTGATGAGTTAACTGCTGACTTTCTTTATGAGGAGGTCCATCCAAAACAACACGCTCACAAACAAAGTTTTGCTAAACCAAAAGGTCCTGCGGGGAAGAGGGGAACACGAAGACTGATCAGAGGTCCAGCAGAGACTGAAACACCAAGTGATTAG
- the TWF1 gene encoding twinfilin-1 isoform X1: MSHQTGIQASESVKNIFVGARNGQYRLLKIIIDNEQLIVGSSRQPVGSWEKDYDAFVLPLLEDKQPCYILYRLDSQNAQGYEWIFIAWSPDYSPVRQKMLYAATRATLKKEFGGGHIKDEVFGTVQDDVSLNGYKKYLISQSCPAPLTAAEEELRQIKINEVQTDVGVDTKHQTLQGVAFPIAKEAIQALDKLKNKKLNYVQLQIDMKNETIMLANTLHTELKDLPRRIPKDAARYHFFLYKHSHEGDYLESIVFIYSMPGYTCSIRERMLYSSCKSPLLEIVERQLWMPIIRKIEIDNGDELTADFLYEEVHPKQHAHKQSFAKPKGPAGKRGTRRLIRGPAETETPSD; the protein is encoded by the exons ATGTCCCACCAGACCGGGATCCAAG ctAGTGAAAGTGTTaaaaacatctttgttggagCCAGAAATGGACAatacaggcttttaaaaataatcattgaCAATG AGCAGCTTATTGTGGGATCATCTAGGCAGCCAGTTGGATCATGGGAAAAGGATTATGATGCCTTTGTCCTTCCCCTACTTGAAGACAAGCAACCATGCTATATATTGTACAGATTAGATTCTCAGAATGCTCAAGGATATGAATGGATCTTCATTGCATGGTCACCTGACTACTCTCCT GTTCGTCAAAAAATGTTGTATGCAGCAACTCGAGCAACACTTAAGAAAGAATTTGGAGGTGGTCATATTAAGGATGAAGTATTTGGAACAGTACAG GATGATGTTTCACTGAATGGGTATAAAAAGTATTTGATATCACAGTCCTGCCCTGCACCTCTGactgcagcagaagaggagctTCGGCAAATCAAGATTAATGAG GTACAGACAGATGTTGGTGTAGATACCAAGCATCAGACATTGCAAGGAGTGGCATTCCCCATTGCTAAAGAAGCCATTCAGGCTTTGGACAAgttgaaaaataagaaactgaaTTATGTACAACTG CAAATTGatatgaaaaatgaaactaTTATGTTGGCCAACACACTTCATACTGAACTTAAGGACTTGCCAAGAAGAATTCCAAAGGATGCTGCACGTTACCACTTCTTCTTGTATAAGCATTCCCATGAAGGAGACTATTTGGAATCCATAG ttttcatctATTCTATGCCAGGGTACACCTGTAGTATACGAGAACGAATGCTCTACTCTAGTTGCAAAAGTCCATTGCTGGAAATTGTAGAAAGGCAATTGTGGATGCCTATCATTAGAAAG ATTGAAATTGATAATGGTGATGAGTTAACTGCTGACTTTCTTTATGAGGAGGTCCATCCAAAACAACACGCTCACAAACAAAGTTTTGCTAAACCAAAAGGTCCTGCGGGGAAGAGGGGAACACGAAGACTGATCAGAGGTCCAGCAGAGACTGAAACACCAAGTGATTAG